The following nucleotide sequence is from Cellvibrio sp. PSBB006.
GATTGTTTTCGGATCGATCCAGTGATCTTGCCGGTATGTGCCTGGCATAACAGTGTGTTCGGCCACTTGACCATGCGTGGCCATAATATTCCGTTGAACAGTTCTCAGCGCGATCAGGGGGCATCGCTCTTTGCACGCGGTATGCCTGAGGCGGATGCGTGTTATATCAATATCGGTACCGGTGCGTTTATACAACGTGTAACCAGCCAACTTGAGGCCCCGGCGGGATTATTGGTCAGCCCGCTATGGTTACCTGATCCAGCCAGTGCTTCCTCTACACCGCTTTACGCGTGGGAAGCGACGGTTAATGGCGCAGCGGCGGCTATTGATTGGCTGCAGACGGAAATCGATACAGAAATTACCCCCAATCTTATCGACACTGCCCTGGCAACAGCGTTAACAAAATCGAATGCGTATTTTTTAAATGCCGTCGGTGGTTTGAGTGCGCCTTATTGGCGAACCGATCTGAGCTCTCGTTTCAGCGAAGCATTGGCGCCCCTGGAAAAAATTCAAGTCTGGCTGGAAAGTGTGGTGTTTCAGCTGTTGGTTAATTTCCATTTGATGCAATCGCTGGGTCCGGTAAAACGTATTTATATCAGTGGCGGATTGAGTCGGGCTGATGGACTGTGTCAACGACTGGCAGATTTAACGGGCGTGACAGTTCACCGCAGTGATAACACCGATGCCACCTTGCAAGGCGTTGCTTTCACAACGGCAGGTATGCCTGCCCAATGGCAGCCGCAATATAATGATGAGCAATTTGTTGCTACGCACAATCCGTTGCTACAGCAGCGATTTCTGGCGTGGCAAGGTGCGCTGCATGTGTGGTTGGGCAATTCATAGTGTGACCAGCAATCTGCTATATCTAACGGGACATTTTTATGCATTACGACGTGGTGGTGATCGGCGCAGGGATTCAGGGGGCTGGCGTTGCGCAAGCGGCGGCAGCGGCCGGCTATTCTGTGCTGGTGCTTGAGCAACAAGCGATTGCTGCGGGTACTTCCAGTAAATCATCCAAATTAATCCATGGCGGTTTGCGTTATCTGGAGAGCGCCCAATTTGGTTTGGTGCGCGAAAGCTTACGCGAGCGCGCATTGTTATTAAAACTGGCACCTGACCTGGTCAAACTGCAACCCCTACATATTCCGATTTATCAGGATTCCAAGCGTTCGCCTTTAACAATCCGCGCCGGTTTGAGTATGTATTCCGTACTTGCCGGGCTGAGTAATACCGCCCATTTTCGCAGTTTGCCCCAGAGCGAATGGGATACGTTAACGGGATTAAAACAGGACGGATTGCGCGAAGTGTTTCGCTATTACGAAGCACAAACGGATGATGCTGCCTTGACGGCGGCGGTGTTGCGCTCTGCGTTATCGCTCGGTGCCGAGGCATTGATCCCCGCCCGTTTTATCGCTGCCGAAGTGCAGGGTACGCAGGTTCATATTGATTACCACTACCAAGGGCAAGAGCACGCCGTGACCGCGAGTGTGTTGATGAATTGCAGCGGCCCCTGGGCGCTGGATGTGTTGGCCCGCATCTTTCCTGCACACACGTTGCCCGCAGTAGAATTAGTGCAGGGCAGCCATTTGCTGTTGCCGCCTTTGTTGCAACAATATTTTTACCTGGAAGCGCCGCAGGATAAACGCGCGGTATTTGTTTTGCCCTGGAAACAGCAATTGCTTATCGGTACAACAGAAACCATTCATCATGGACCGCCGGAAGGAGCACGTTGCCTCGATAGCGAAAAAGCGTATTTGCTGGCGACGTTAAAACATTATTTTCCCGCGCTGGATCTTTCCGGTGTGCCGGTCTCAGGTTTTGCCGGATTGCGCGTGTTGCCGCGCAGCGAAAAGAGCGCATTTTTTCGGCCGCGCGAAGTGTTGCTGGATGTGGATAATGCGGAGTGCCCGCGCGTGTTGTCGCTGATGGGCGGGAAATTAACCACCTATCGCCCGACGGCGCAAATGGCGCTTGATCGTGTTCGTGCGGCGCTGCCGGAGCGGCAAGCACGCGGTGATACCGCTCAATTGCCGCTATATCCGGAATAAATTGTTGATGGATTAACGGGTAACTTTTACAAACTCGATATCATATTTGCCGTGCACGGGTTGGGCCTGGAAAATTTTGGCATTGGGATAAAATTCCCTGTGCACATCCAATAAATTTTTCTTGTCATCCACCGACATATAAGCACCGAGGTAAATGGTGCTGACCGCCTTGCTCAAAAAAGGTCGATCATCAAACCAATCCATGTCGTTGTTACTTTTGCTGCTCGGTTCTGTCAGTGCGTTATAGAAACAACGCCATTCATGTTCGCCGCTGGCTACCGCAGACTTGCACAATAATTTATCGAGAAAGCCGGTTTGTAAATTCGGTTTTTCATTATAAATCGCGGCGTTTAACTGTTCCTTGAGGGTGGTAATTTCGGGGCGGATCTGCCGATACTCTATCGGGCGCAACGCATCTGCCGCATCGGGGTTAACTCCCAGCTCATACACGTGGAAACGGATCACGGCGCCGCGATGGTTGTCCGCATGCCGCTGCCAGCAGGGCAGGTTATCCGGCTTATCGCTGAAGCAGCAGATGCGCAGGTGGCGAGTAAAGTGTCGCCAGTCGGCCATCAGGGTATCAATGTCGGCCTGCCGTTGATCAACCATCTTTGACAGCAACTCCATCAATGCAGCCGAGGCTTCGGCTTCGGCCGGCGTTTCAAACCGCCCGTCATCCCGCCAGCGGCGAATGCCATTTATCAGCAACGAATTGCCGTGAGGCGCACTGGGGGAAAAAATCATGGCGATGGTGGTACGGATCACTTCATTCAGCATGGAGTGTGGATCAAAACTCAACCCGGTACGGTGGTCCAGCTCGAAGGGATCGCCAAACAAATGCGGCGAACTCCAGCGCAGAGTATGGGAAGTTAACATCCTGGTTGCCGTCTCGGCTGTACAGAATTTGGACAAGGTTTCCGGGTATTCGAACACGTTGGGTCCTATGGGTGGCAATTTATTTTAATAATTAATTCGCTTATCTCGGCTACCGATGACAAAACATGTCCTCACAAATAGAACCGTTGTCGATAAGCCGCTACTGGCACACAAGAGCTGGTTTGATTACAGCAGTAAAGTCCACAATCTTCAAACCCGCGGGATAAACAATTTCCCGATGGTGGTAGTGCCGTTAGAGCAGTGCCGTTAGAATAGCCGCATTTAGCGCATTGTCACCAGGCTGCTTTGTAACTACCCCATCCACTGTCTTAACCGCCTTTGTGCGGATCACTGCTGAGGACCATTCGTGAACTTTACCGGCGCCCATATTCTCTCCATTGAACAATTTGAACGTGCTGATATCCAGCGTGTCTTCGACGTGGCGGATGCCATGGAGCCCTACGCCCTGCGTCGACGAATGACGCGGGTACTTGAAGGCGCCATCCTGGGTAACATGTTCTTTGAAGCCAGTACCCGAACGCGTATCAGTTTTGGTTGTGCATTCAATTTGTTGGGCGGCGAGGTGCGCGAAACCACCGGTTTTGAAAGCTCTTCGATCACCAAGGGCGAATCCCTCTATGACACCGCCCGGGTTTTATCGGGCTACAGCGACGTCATCTGTATGCGCCATCCCCAGTCGGGTTCGGTGGCCGAGTTTGCCCAGGCCAGTCGTGTGCCGGTCATCAATGGGGGTGACGGTGCTAACGAACATCCCACCCAGGCATTACTGGATCTCTATACCATTCGCAAAGAGTTACGTTCCAGAGGGCGCGGGCTGGACGGCTTGCGGATTGCGATGATCGGCGACTTAAAGCATGGCCGTACCGTTCATTCGCTGTGCAAGCTCTTGTGTCTGTTCGATAAGGTGCAGGTCACTCTGGTGTCGCCCCGTGAATTGGCGATGCCGGAATATCTGGTTGAAGAGTTGCGCAAAGTCGGGCACAGCGTAGTGGTGACTGACGACCTGCCGCACAGTATCTCCAAGGTGGACATTGCCTACTCGACCCGAATTCAGGAAGAGCGCTTTTCCAGTAAGGAAGAGGCCGATCTCTACCGCGGGCGCTTTCGCCTCAACCAATCTATTTACACTCAGTACTGCGAACCCAACACCGTCATCATGCATCCCTTGCCACGCGATTCCCGGGCGGATGCCAATGAGCTGGACAACGACCTGAACCAGAACCCCAATCTGGCGATTTTTCGTCAGGCGGATAACGGCGTGCTGGTGCGCATGGCGCTGTTTGCGCTGGTGTTGGATGTGGTGGATCAGGTGGATAAGAGCGCGCGCGATGTGGGCTGGTATAACGCCCTGCGGACGAATGAGGGTTGATGTTTGAGACGTGAGCCACGGCGAGTCATGTCGCCGTGGTTTGGTGATCAGGACAACAATTGCTGGATTTTATTGAGCAGGTTTTTTTCCGCCAGGGGTTTGCGCAGGTATTCACGGATGCCGATAAACCGGTCGGGGATGGGACCATCCGGTGCGTCTTCATCCAGCATCAACACCACGGGTATGATGGCTGTTTTGTCGCTGCGAGTGAGGTGACGGCAGAAACGGTGATCATCCTCCGCCGCTGTACCCGCATCAATCAGGATGACGTCGGGCCGCACGTCGAACGCAATCTCCAACCCTTCATCCAGGGCTTCCGCCGTCAGAATGTTGCAATGCTGTTGCAGGATACTGGTTACGCGTCGCAGGTCATCCGCTTCACTGTCGACGATCAACACCGTCTTGTGAATCACCACTTCATCCACCAGCGCGCGGTTGCGCCCGCTGCGTTTGGCTTTATAAAGTGCCCGGTCGGCGCATTTGATCAGCTCTTCCAGATTGTGTCCCGCCGTGCGCGGGCAGGTTGCGCCGCCGATACTGACGGTTGCCACCGCGCTGGTTGGCGACACTTCGTGAAGCAGACCCAATGCCTCGACCGCTTTATTGATCGATCCGGCCACGCGAAATGCGCCCACGCTGTCGGTCTCGGGCAGCAGCACGATAAATTCTTCACCGCCGTAGCGGCCCAGTAAATCCAGCGGACGTCGCAGGCAGCTTTTAATGGCCTGGGTGATCTTCTTCAGGCAGGCATCACCGGCCGGGTGGCCGTAGTGATCGTTGAATAGCTTGAAATGGTCCACGTCAATCATCAACGCGCTTACAGGCTGTTGCTGGCGGGTGGCGACCAACCATTGTTGTTCCGCCTGCTCGGTAAAGGTACGGCGATTGTAAATCTGGGTCAGACTGTCCAGCTGGCTGAGCGCTTCGAGTTCGGCATTGAGGCGGTTTAACTGGTCGCGCATCTCGGCGA
It contains:
- a CDS encoding FGGY family carbohydrate kinase — its product is MPQNHPRYPSTTNPAEPLVLAIDQGGQSSRVAVYRTTGEQVSMFSAPCATHTYSDEQQHVHVEQDGEEILGGIRTCFEGMIDELGETIRNVTAAGFAGQGSSLLCWQRETGAALSPVLSWQDRRAESWLHNFPLSQNEVQQRTGIRISPHYGASKIRWCLDHIEAVKSAANSNQLMIGPIASYLFSNLLRNETAQTFIDPGHAQRTLLWNLFTHEWDGDLLDCFRIDPVILPVCAWHNSVFGHLTMRGHNIPLNSSQRDQGASLFARGMPEADACYINIGTGAFIQRVTSQLEAPAGLLVSPLWLPDPASASSTPLYAWEATVNGAAAAIDWLQTEIDTEITPNLIDTALATALTKSNAYFLNAVGGLSAPYWRTDLSSRFSEALAPLEKIQVWLESVVFQLLVNFHLMQSLGPVKRIYISGGLSRADGLCQRLADLTGVTVHRSDNTDATLQGVAFTTAGMPAQWQPQYNDEQFVATHNPLLQQRFLAWQGALHVWLGNS
- a CDS encoding glycerol-3-phosphate dehydrogenase/oxidase, which produces MHYDVVVIGAGIQGAGVAQAAAAAGYSVLVLEQQAIAAGTSSKSSKLIHGGLRYLESAQFGLVRESLRERALLLKLAPDLVKLQPLHIPIYQDSKRSPLTIRAGLSMYSVLAGLSNTAHFRSLPQSEWDTLTGLKQDGLREVFRYYEAQTDDAALTAAVLRSALSLGAEALIPARFIAAEVQGTQVHIDYHYQGQEHAVTASVLMNCSGPWALDVLARIFPAHTLPAVELVQGSHLLLPPLLQQYFYLEAPQDKRAVFVLPWKQQLLIGTTETIHHGPPEGARCLDSEKAYLLATLKHYFPALDLSGVPVSGFAGLRVLPRSEKSAFFRPREVLLDVDNAECPRVLSLMGGKLTTYRPTAQMALDRVRAALPERQARGDTAQLPLYPE
- a CDS encoding aspartate carbamoyltransferase, producing the protein MNFTGAHILSIEQFERADIQRVFDVADAMEPYALRRRMTRVLEGAILGNMFFEASTRTRISFGCAFNLLGGEVRETTGFESSSITKGESLYDTARVLSGYSDVICMRHPQSGSVAEFAQASRVPVINGGDGANEHPTQALLDLYTIRKELRSRGRGLDGLRIAMIGDLKHGRTVHSLCKLLCLFDKVQVTLVSPRELAMPEYLVEELRKVGHSVVVTDDLPHSISKVDIAYSTRIQEERFSSKEEADLYRGRFRLNQSIYTQYCEPNTVIMHPLPRDSRADANELDNDLNQNPNLAIFRQADNGVLVRMALFALVLDVVDQVDKSARDVGWYNALRTNEG
- a CDS encoding diguanylate cyclase codes for the protein MKILLVEDSATLRHAMSHYITDAGHTPLIARSGEEALQLLEDTPVDMIIMDVEMPGLNGFETTRLIREWLGGHWIPIIFVTGRNEDESYREGIEAGGDDYLIKPVSYMIIKAKIRAMERIAEMRDQLNRLNAELEALSQLDSLTQIYNRRTFTEQAEQQWLVATRQQQPVSALMIDVDHFKLFNDHYGHPAGDACLKKITQAIKSCLRRPLDLLGRYGGEEFIVLLPETDSVGAFRVAGSINKAVEALGLLHEVSPTSAVATVSIGGATCPRTAGHNLEELIKCADRALYKAKRSGRNRALVDEVVIHKTVLIVDSEADDLRRVTSILQQHCNILTAEALDEGLEIAFDVRPDVILIDAGTAAEDDHRFCRHLTRSDKTAIIPVVLMLDEDAPDGPIPDRFIGIREYLRKPLAEKNLLNKIQQLLS